A genomic segment from Amphiura filiformis chromosome 10, Afil_fr2py, whole genome shotgun sequence encodes:
- the LOC140163216 gene encoding E3 ubiquitin-protein ligase TRIM56-like, whose amino-acid sequence MAAHKLIQKLDRDLLECGICLDQFKQPRGLPCLHCFCHDCLDRYCRGKNKFLCPNCKNPTAVPKQGVSGFPAHFMVNTLQDTVDKVREEPKTDALCSNCNLPDKKATVRCLDCKELFCHTCRERHDGLKAMQSHKMVSIEDLRSGKVVLPMTTSEDWKCTDHDGEVKKFYCETCGKPICRDCIILDHRQHQYISLKEASEKQVAKLKHLTKGNNGLKKEYREAIAKTKEVEKNLSIALKQYKKDLQKIKKEYDKQVDAIFQKHEADGHSLEVRRAKELSRIKEDLNTTLDRVEDASDLATKIIQMGSDYEITSIYSTLTASFEELGKMPKCKAADESLGYVAVQAIRKVEIPDVVCVLTSEHWKLTGQFSTKSELECL is encoded by the exons ATGGCTGCTCATAAACTGATTCAAAAACTTGATCGGGATTTATTGGAATGTGGAATCTGTTTGGACCAATTCAAGCAACCCAGAGGTCTACCATGCTTGCACTGTTTTTGTCACGATTGTTTGGACAGATATTGCCgtggaaaaaacaaatttttgtgTCCAAACTGTAAAAATCCAACAGCAGTACCCAAACAAGGCGTGTCGGGATTTCCGGCACATTTCATGGTTAACACATTACAAGACACTGTGGATAAG GTCAGAGAAGAACCCAAGACTGACGCCCTCTGTAGTAACTGCAACCTACCAGACAAGAAAGCCACTGTACGCTGCCTAGACTGTAAGGAATTGTTCTGCCACACCTGCAGAGAACGTCATGATGGTCTAAAAGCCATGCAAAGTCACAAGATGGTCAGCATTGAAGATCTCCGATCTGGAAAAGTTGTCTTACCAATGACTACATCAGAAGACTGGAAGTGCACGGATCATGATGGTGAGGTGAAGAAGTTCTATTGTGAGACATGCGGAAAGCCCATCTGCAGAGATTGCATCATTCTTGATCACCGCCAACATCAGTACATCAGCTTAAAAGAGGCTTCAGAGAAACAAGTCGCAAAGTTGAAGCATCTCACAAAAGGGAATAATGGTCTTAAGAAGGAATACAGAGAGGCAATTGCAAAAACTAAAGAAGTGGAGAAGAATCTTTCAATTGCTTTGAAACAATATAAAAAAGATCTACAGAAGATTAAGAAGGAATACGACAAGCAAGTTGATGCTATCTTTCAAAAACATGAGGCTGACGGGCACTCACTTGAAGTCAGAAGAGCTAAAGAGCTCAGCCGTATCAAAGAAGATCTCAATACAACTTTGGATAGAGTTGAGGATGCCAGTGATCTTGCCACAAAGATCATTCAGATGGGTTCAGACTATGAAATCACTTCAATCTACTCTACTTTAACAGCAAGTTTTGAGGAGCTAGGAAAGATGCCCAAGTGTAAGGCTGCTGATGAATCCTTAGGATATGTAGCTGTACAAGCAATTAGGAAGGTTGAGATTCCAGATGTAGTCTGCGTGCTGACGTCTGAGCACTGGAAACTAACTGGACAGTTTAGTACCAAATCTGAGTTAGAATGCCTTTGA